The Lycium barbarum isolate Lr01 chromosome 4, ASM1917538v2, whole genome shotgun sequence nucleotide sequence AACTTGTGGAATATTAGGATACATTGCTGAGCGAAATCTAAAGTTATGCCACGAGAAAAATgtcgaaggccaaaaattaaagaccacaaaattagagggtcaaaaattaaaaatcacccCGAAATAGggacatttgtgcgaatgaccctaACTATTAGCTATTTTTTAACAAAGATTAGACTTAGCAACTatagctcaaaaaaaaaaaaaaaaaaaacaacggaTAGCCAAATCCCCCTTTTTAGTGATACTGCAAGATTTATGCACCCACCACCAACTAGGCTAATAGCTTGTTTACCAAGCTTCTAAAATTATCTTATTTTAAAtgtgttttttaaaaaaagtacttttgatgaGAAGTAATTTACATTTGGCTAATTAATTTGAAAAACAATTTTAAAtaacaattagtgtttgaccaaacttttcaAAAGTACTTCTAACACTTTCGAATGGGAAACCACTAAAACAAAGTTATAAATTGTACAAAAGAATTTATAAGTACAAAAATTAATCAACTATTACTCCAACGGTTATCTATCGATTAGTTAGAGAATACGTACGTTATTTTTGCTAGCTTTTCGATTTCTCATTAAAATAAATACACAATTATGTCATCTATCAGTCCAGTCCAATTTTGATGTTGACATCATGGCATGTGATGTTACTTCAttaactagacggcctatgcccgtgttgTGCAcgagcccaacactttagatttgattttttaagtatttttgtattttaagtatgttactgtacaataattttatttgctccctctaataggttgatacgcatgtggcaatgaatccatcaagctatatgggcccacaattttttttttaaagtctgcacttttttttgacattgtttgtttttttaatatgagattcacttttttttttatattgcttgattttattaatatggagtccacctttttttttttctcccgtGAGTTTgtagatggtgggttccactttatttacttcttttcttttttttaaatattggttggtgttttttttttattttttaatattggttggtgtttaatatggggaccacactttttttttttaaaatgcttaattggttggtgtttttttgaattttttaatattggttggtgtttaatatggggatcacactttttttttaagtattttaagtatgttactgtacaataatttcatttgctcccactaatgggttgatacgcatgtggcaataaatccatcattattgatttaattgtttgattttctaagcacttttgtattttaagtatgttgctgtacaataattctttgctccctctaatgggttgatatgcatgtggcaatgaatccatcatgctatatgggcccacaatttttttttcaacaattggaaaacgaatatatatatatatatatatatatatatatataagtattttaagtatgttgctgtacaataattttatttgctcccactaatgggctgatacgcatgtggcaataaatccatcattattgatttaattgtttgattttctaagcatttttgtattttaagtatgttgttgtacaataatttcatttgttccctctaatgggttgatacgcatgtggcaatgaatccatcattattgatttaattgtttgattttctaagcacttttttttaacattatttatttttttaatatgggattcactttttttttaatattgcttgattttgttaatatgggatctactttttttttcccgtgagtttggatgtggtgggttccactttttttttttttttaattactggttggtgtttaatatggggcccacaatttttttaaaatattagtagttgtttaaaatatgtgggccacaattattttttaaaatattaatagttgtttttaaatattagtagttgtttaaaatatgtgggcccccaatttttttttaaaatattggtagttgtttaaaatatgtggagaaaacggatatatatataagtattttaagtatgttgttgtacaataatttcattcccactaatgggttgatacgcatgtggcaataaattcatcattattgatttaattgtttgattttctaaacaattttgtattttaagtatgttgctgtacaataatttcatttgctccctctaatgggttgatacgcatgtgacaatgaatccatcattattgatttaattgtttgattttctaagcactttttttttaacattgtttgtttttttaatatgggattcactttttttttttaatattgcttgattttgttaatatgggatccactttttttttctcgtgagtttggatgtggtgggttccacttttttttcttctcttttttttttattactagttggtgtttaatatggggtccacaatttttttttaaaatattagtagttgcttaaaatatgtgggccgcaatttgttttttaaatattagtagttgtttttaaatattaatagttgtttaaaatatgtgagcccacaatttaaaaacaaaacaatATTAGTAGTTATTTGAAATATGTAGACCCACAATTGTTTTTGGatccacaaacggacgacgaaaaggtGCCCAAACCCACCTTTCTAGTAGTAATATCTCTTTTTTAAAACCTCATTGAAACACATCAATGACGAGAGACCAAAAGTATTACTATGATTTTTCTTAAAAGACTAATGATTTATTTGTCCAACAACTAAAATGTcagtagaatttttttttctatggCCGTGAAGGTGCATTATTGGTATCTAAATCTTGTCAATTTCTCTCTCTCGCCCCCTATTTATTAGGATCATCATAACTTGTTCAAAAAATATCAAATTTACTAAACCAACCATaagaaagaagaaggaaaaaagagAGCTGAGAGAGAAAGATTAAGATTTTTCATTCACCATAACAGAATCGGTACACTTGTCCTTCAAATTACAGCTATGACCACAACATAGGATTCCATAATATTGAAATACATTAAAACTTAAGTTGGGCTAAACTGAACAATTAGAAACCATACAAAAATCTAATAGGACTTAAATGTAAAACATAAAAACTATCTTACTCCAATGGTCAGGTACTCTCAACAGCTATGTACCACCAAATAAGCAGCATGTACAACATCTGCAAGCCTATTTGTTATGGAAGTTCACCAACTTAACTATACCTTGCAATCTCTAGCACAAGGGTATGGGTCTATGTATTGAAACCCTGCTCTATCAAAGTACCAATCCGCAACAGCTTTACCCATTGTCTACACAAATAAATGTTACAATACAATGTGTTATTATAACTCATTAAAAATTAACAATCATAGGCGCATGATAAGATTCAAAACATAAAGTGCATATATTCAAACTTTACACAGAGAAAACAAAAAGAATAATTACCTTATGAAGTAATCTTGGAGAGGTAGGACTGAACCAAAAACGCGTCTGCAGAATTCCAAGATGAGTATGGCAAGATGTGAGGAAATAACCCCTCGTAAAAGAAGGGGTTAGTCCGCCAAATGCCTTCAAGAACTCTACTCCAAAATCTAtatttaaaaacaaaagaaacaaaaaaagtgTCAGTGTAGAAAAAAAGCCATTTATACTTATGTTATTGGGAGGTATGCATTAGTTAAACACAAGAGAAGCGCAAACCTTGAATAATTAAATGTTGGCTAAGTGTGCAGTTACTTAAGTGAGCCTTGCAATGATCCCACACAAGTTCAGGATCGAGGTATCGAGGAACCAAAGTGTTATTAATCTGGAGATAGAGTGTTGAATAGTCAAAATTTCTTTTCAATTTATAAAAACTACTTAAAGAAACAACAAAATTCTTAAAACTGAGAGAAACTAGTGTTAAATTTGTCTCTTTAACCTGCCAGGAGTCATAAATTGAATTGATTATGAAAAGTGGAGTTTGAACATATGGGACGACATTTTGCGGGAAAAAGCACTGCACCATCGTTAAAGAAAAATAATGTTCTCATTAGAGGCAATATTTATTCTCTAGCATAAATAAGGAAAATGTTTTTGttgccaaagcttaaagtcttACCAGACTTGGCTCCATTACAGACGTGCAAGCTGAAGGCAAATTCTTAGCGGATcccttagagagagagagagagagagagaaatattaTAGTAAAGAAAAAAACGAAGTTTCTTCTACTTCTCAAGCATACCAAagttacaaaagaaaaaaaagaagatgcGACTCACATGTAGGTTAACAATACTCCGATACGTCTCTTCAATATATGAAGTACCAGCGATTGTTTTCCTACATAAATTATAAAATGTGACAATGGCATAGACATAAATTAGACACTAATAAATCTAATAGAAGGGAGCATCATTTTCTTGAGATCACATAAGGTGTAATAAGAAGAGCTCACCCATCAAGGAAGAATCCTGCATCTGCGACACACTTAACTCTGGCAACATTCGGCAAGAGAGATTTGAACTTATCACAGTTC carries:
- the LOC132635495 gene encoding pectin acetylesterase 8-like, whose product is MSFKRMALTFVSALLAVSCTTHVLGVGDALIVNMTILQSATAQGAVCLDGSPPAYHLDRGHGSGVRSWIIFLEGGGWCNNTADCLYRSAMHLGSSKQMNQQSNFTGILYNRFEDNPEFYNWNRVKVKYCDGSSFTGDVEQVDTENKLYFRGARIFKAIMEDLWSKGMKNAENAILTGSSAGGLATILNCDKFKSLLPNVARVKCVADAGFFLDGKTIAGTSYIEETYRSIVNLHGSAKNLPSACTSVMEPSLCFFPQNVVPYVQTPLFIINSIYDSWQINNTLVPRYLDPELVWDHCKAHLSNCTLSQHLIIQDFGVEFLKAFGGLTPSFTRGYFLTSCHTHLGILQTRFWFSPTSPRLLHKTMGKAVADWYFDRAGFQYIDPYPCARDCKV